In Dermochelys coriacea isolate rDerCor1 chromosome 10, rDerCor1.pri.v4, whole genome shotgun sequence, one DNA window encodes the following:
- the LOC119862894 gene encoding amiloride-sensitive sodium channel subunit beta isoform X1: MFTGITMNFKRYFIRVLHRLQKGPGYTYKELLVWYCDNTNTHGPKRIIREGPKKKVIWFFLTLLFASLVFWQWGILIGTYLSYSVSSSLSIGFKTMKFPAVTVCNASPYKYSKVRHLLKELDALTEAALERILQSKLGDAISAPPLNSSETVYQRLDLKLWNQIPLVLIDESDPDHPVIIDLFETDQSGSGARPNNSSPALSNVTSEAQKHKVAVKLCHHKDTPQCIYRNFTSAAQAVTEWYILQSTSILSKVPLQERIRMGYQPEDMILACLYGAEPCSYRNFTQIYHPDHGNCYIFNWGMGEEAMISSNPGAEFGLKLILDISQRDYIPYLTSTAGARLMLHEQKSFPFLKDQGIYAMSGTETSIGVLVDELERMGYPYSDCTMNGSDVPVKNLYNEYNTSYSIQACLRSCFQAQMFENCGCGHYLFPLPEGVNYCNSEVDPDWAYCYSSLRASIRHRQFCIDSCKETCNDTQYKMTISMADWPSEASEDWIFHILSYERDLSTNVTLDRNGIIKLNIYFQEYNYRTISESAATTIVWLLSSLGGQFGFWMGGSVLCLIEFGEIIIDFLWITIINIISWGKGLKQKRAWAQYPDTPPTVSELVEAHINLGFQHEDIITHPREEVPPPGALPPEPGTPPPNYDSLRVNPLAIIDSDSDAEAS; the protein is encoded by the exons atgttcaCAGGCATTACAATGAACTTTAAAAGATATTTCATTAGAGTGCTGCATCGTCTCCAGAAGGGGCCGGGATACACATACAAAGAGCTGCTGGTCTGGTACTGCGATAACACCAACACGCATGGACCCAAGCGCATCATCCGAGAGGGGCCAAAGAAAAAAGTCATCTGGTTTTTCCTGACTCTGCTCTTCGCATCTCTCGTCTTCTGGCAATGGGGGATCCTCATTGGCACATACCTCTCCTACAGTGTCAGTTCATCTCTCTCTATAGGGTTTAAGACCATGAAGTTCCCAGCAGTCACAGTCTGTAATGCCAGCCCCTACAA ATACTCCAAGGTGAGGCATCTATTGAAAGAGTTGGATGCGCTCACTGAGGCAGCCCTGGAAAGGATCCTGCAGTCCAAGCTTGGGGACGCAATCTCAGCTCCCCCACTAAACTCCAGTGAGACTGTTTATCAGAGGTTAGACCTGAAGCTCTGGAACCAAATCCCCTTGGTTCTGATTGACGAGAGTGACCCAGACCATCCCGTCATTATCGATCTCTTTGAGACCGACCAAAGCGGCTCAGGAGCCCGACCCAACAATTCCTCTCCCGCCCTGTCCAACGTGACGTCAGAAGCACAGAAACACAAAGTGGCAGTGAAGCTG TGCCACCACAAGGACACCCCCCAGTGCATCTACAGGAACTTCACCAGCGCAGCCCAAGCAGTGACAGAATGGTACATTCTACAGTCCACTAGCATCCTCTCTAAAGTCCCGCTGCAAGAGAGGATCAGGATGGGCTACCAGCCAGAGGACATGATCCTAGCATGTCTGTATGGGGCAGAGCCCTGCAGCTACAG AAATTTCACCCAGATCTATCATCCTGACCATGGCAACTGCTACATCTTTAACTGGGGCATGGGTGAGGAAGCCATGATTTCTTCCAACCCAGGAGCAGAGTTTG GGCTGAAGTTAATTCTGGACATCAGCCAACGAGACTACATTCCCTACCTCACATCTACTGCTGGGGCCAGGCTTATGCTGCATGAGCAGAAGAGTTTTCCGTTTCTTAAAGACCAAGGCATCTATGCCATGTCTGGGACAGAAACTTCTATTGGTGTATTAGTG GATGAACTTGAGCGGATGGGTTATCCCTACAGCGACTGTACTATGAATGGGTCAGATGTCCCTGTAAAAAATCTTTATAACGAATATAACACCTCCTACTCCATACAG GCTTGTTTGCGCTCCTGTTTCCAAGCTCAGATGTTCGAAAATTGTGGGTGTGGTCACTATCTGTTTCCTTTACCTGAAGGGGTAAATTATTGTAACAGTGAAGTTGATCCAGACTGGG CATATTGCTATTCTTCACTGAGAGCAAGTATAAGACACAGGCAGTTTTGTATTGACTCTTGTAAGGAAACATGCAA TGACACTCAGTACAAGATGACCATATCAATGGCAGACTGGCCATCTGAGGCTTCTGAG GACTGGATTTTCCATATTTTGTCCTATGAAAGAGATCTGTCGACAAATGTGACTCTGGACAG AAATGGGATCATCAAGCTAAATATTTACTTTCAAGAGTATAACTACAGAACCATCTCGGAATCTGCGGCTACAACT ATTGTGTGGCTCCTGTCAAGCCTGGGAGGCCAGTTTGGGTTCTGGATGGGGGGCTCGGTACTGTGCCTCATTGAATTTGGAGAAATCATCATTGACTTTCTGTGGATCACCATAATTAACATCATCAGTTGGGGCAAAGGCCTGAAGCAGAAACGAGCCTGGGCCCAGTACCCAGACACGCCTCCGACCGTGTCAGAGCTGGTGGAGGCTCACATCAATCTTGGGTTCCAACATGAGGACATCATCACCCACCCCCGTGAGGAAGTTCCTCCCCCTGGAGCACTCCCACCAGAGCCAGGCACCCCACCACCCAATTACGACTCACTGCGTGTAAACCCACTTGCTATCATTGACTCGGACAGCGATGCAGAGGCCAGTTAA
- the LOC119862894 gene encoding amiloride-sensitive sodium channel subunit beta isoform X2 yields MNFKRYFIRVLHRLQKGPGYTYKELLVWYCDNTNTHGPKRIIREGPKKKVIWFFLTLLFASLVFWQWGILIGTYLSYSVSSSLSIGFKTMKFPAVTVCNASPYKYSKVRHLLKELDALTEAALERILQSKLGDAISAPPLNSSETVYQRLDLKLWNQIPLVLIDESDPDHPVIIDLFETDQSGSGARPNNSSPALSNVTSEAQKHKVAVKLCHHKDTPQCIYRNFTSAAQAVTEWYILQSTSILSKVPLQERIRMGYQPEDMILACLYGAEPCSYRNFTQIYHPDHGNCYIFNWGMGEEAMISSNPGAEFGLKLILDISQRDYIPYLTSTAGARLMLHEQKSFPFLKDQGIYAMSGTETSIGVLVDELERMGYPYSDCTMNGSDVPVKNLYNEYNTSYSIQACLRSCFQAQMFENCGCGHYLFPLPEGVNYCNSEVDPDWAYCYSSLRASIRHRQFCIDSCKETCNDTQYKMTISMADWPSEASEDWIFHILSYERDLSTNVTLDRNGIIKLNIYFQEYNYRTISESAATTIVWLLSSLGGQFGFWMGGSVLCLIEFGEIIIDFLWITIINIISWGKGLKQKRAWAQYPDTPPTVSELVEAHINLGFQHEDIITHPREEVPPPGALPPEPGTPPPNYDSLRVNPLAIIDSDSDAEAS; encoded by the exons ATGAACTTTAAAAGATATTTCATTAGAGTGCTGCATCGTCTCCAGAAGGGGCCGGGATACACATACAAAGAGCTGCTGGTCTGGTACTGCGATAACACCAACACGCATGGACCCAAGCGCATCATCCGAGAGGGGCCAAAGAAAAAAGTCATCTGGTTTTTCCTGACTCTGCTCTTCGCATCTCTCGTCTTCTGGCAATGGGGGATCCTCATTGGCACATACCTCTCCTACAGTGTCAGTTCATCTCTCTCTATAGGGTTTAAGACCATGAAGTTCCCAGCAGTCACAGTCTGTAATGCCAGCCCCTACAA ATACTCCAAGGTGAGGCATCTATTGAAAGAGTTGGATGCGCTCACTGAGGCAGCCCTGGAAAGGATCCTGCAGTCCAAGCTTGGGGACGCAATCTCAGCTCCCCCACTAAACTCCAGTGAGACTGTTTATCAGAGGTTAGACCTGAAGCTCTGGAACCAAATCCCCTTGGTTCTGATTGACGAGAGTGACCCAGACCATCCCGTCATTATCGATCTCTTTGAGACCGACCAAAGCGGCTCAGGAGCCCGACCCAACAATTCCTCTCCCGCCCTGTCCAACGTGACGTCAGAAGCACAGAAACACAAAGTGGCAGTGAAGCTG TGCCACCACAAGGACACCCCCCAGTGCATCTACAGGAACTTCACCAGCGCAGCCCAAGCAGTGACAGAATGGTACATTCTACAGTCCACTAGCATCCTCTCTAAAGTCCCGCTGCAAGAGAGGATCAGGATGGGCTACCAGCCAGAGGACATGATCCTAGCATGTCTGTATGGGGCAGAGCCCTGCAGCTACAG AAATTTCACCCAGATCTATCATCCTGACCATGGCAACTGCTACATCTTTAACTGGGGCATGGGTGAGGAAGCCATGATTTCTTCCAACCCAGGAGCAGAGTTTG GGCTGAAGTTAATTCTGGACATCAGCCAACGAGACTACATTCCCTACCTCACATCTACTGCTGGGGCCAGGCTTATGCTGCATGAGCAGAAGAGTTTTCCGTTTCTTAAAGACCAAGGCATCTATGCCATGTCTGGGACAGAAACTTCTATTGGTGTATTAGTG GATGAACTTGAGCGGATGGGTTATCCCTACAGCGACTGTACTATGAATGGGTCAGATGTCCCTGTAAAAAATCTTTATAACGAATATAACACCTCCTACTCCATACAG GCTTGTTTGCGCTCCTGTTTCCAAGCTCAGATGTTCGAAAATTGTGGGTGTGGTCACTATCTGTTTCCTTTACCTGAAGGGGTAAATTATTGTAACAGTGAAGTTGATCCAGACTGGG CATATTGCTATTCTTCACTGAGAGCAAGTATAAGACACAGGCAGTTTTGTATTGACTCTTGTAAGGAAACATGCAA TGACACTCAGTACAAGATGACCATATCAATGGCAGACTGGCCATCTGAGGCTTCTGAG GACTGGATTTTCCATATTTTGTCCTATGAAAGAGATCTGTCGACAAATGTGACTCTGGACAG AAATGGGATCATCAAGCTAAATATTTACTTTCAAGAGTATAACTACAGAACCATCTCGGAATCTGCGGCTACAACT ATTGTGTGGCTCCTGTCAAGCCTGGGAGGCCAGTTTGGGTTCTGGATGGGGGGCTCGGTACTGTGCCTCATTGAATTTGGAGAAATCATCATTGACTTTCTGTGGATCACCATAATTAACATCATCAGTTGGGGCAAAGGCCTGAAGCAGAAACGAGCCTGGGCCCAGTACCCAGACACGCCTCCGACCGTGTCAGAGCTGGTGGAGGCTCACATCAATCTTGGGTTCCAACATGAGGACATCATCACCCACCCCCGTGAGGAAGTTCCTCCCCCTGGAGCACTCCCACCAGAGCCAGGCACCCCACCACCCAATTACGACTCACTGCGTGTAAACCCACTTGCTATCATTGACTCGGACAGCGATGCAGAGGCCAGTTAA